The following coding sequences are from one Leptolyngbyaceae cyanobacterium window:
- a CDS encoding tetratricopeptide repeat protein: MNFTLSQPLTWIATGILTSGISISLLPQPSFAQLEVGAPSSGDLLPPRNNRPTRNNQPNAEELGDFEVKGNELIRCVTEEGKDKKKCNPVMSGYEQIVNFANQIYNQGNVAIAESVFRQLTTSHPKEATPYYKLGIILDRQGKVNEAIQQYRRAIEINSRHALARNSLGVALAKQGQLQEAITEWQQALEINAGYADALTNMGLALFQQGKQSEAVDALKKAKELYLKQNEFQKAKRIDDILLEINSQST, from the coding sequence ATGAATTTTACGCTCTCTCAACCTTTAACTTGGATCGCTACGGGTATTCTAACTAGCGGAATATCGATTTCTTTATTACCTCAACCTAGCTTTGCTCAACTAGAAGTTGGCGCACCATCATCAGGCGACTTATTGCCACCGAGAAATAATCGACCAACCAGAAATAATCAACCAAATGCCGAAGAATTAGGTGATTTTGAAGTCAAGGGAAATGAACTAATCCGATGTGTTACCGAGGAAGGTAAAGACAAGAAAAAATGTAACCCAGTAATGTCTGGATACGAACAAATAGTTAACTTTGCCAATCAAATTTATAATCAAGGAAATGTCGCTATTGCCGAGTCCGTATTCAGGCAATTAACGACTTCCCATCCGAAAGAAGCAACGCCCTACTATAAGTTAGGAATTATTCTCGATCGTCAAGGAAAAGTAAATGAAGCTATTCAGCAATACCGCCGAGCAATTGAAATTAATTCTAGACACGCTTTGGCTCGAAATTCATTGGGAGTTGCTTTAGCTAAGCAAGGTCAATTGCAAGAAGCGATTACTGAATGGCAGCAAGCATTAGAAATTAATGCTGGTTATGCTGATGCTTTAACTAATATGGGTTTGGCTTTATTCCAACAAGGAAAGCAATCAGAAGCTGTGGATGCTTTGAAAAAAGCGAAAGAATTATATCTCAAACAAAATGAGTTTCAAAAAGCGAAAAGGATTGATGATATTTTGTTAGAAATAAATTCTCAATCCACCTAA
- a CDS encoding S9 family peptidase: MESATVQPSAKNLPPLIPREILFGNPERTSPRLSPDGKYLAYIAPDDNNVLQVWLRTVGKEDDRKLTADQKRGIRIFFWTYNADRLMYMQDSDGDENFHLYLVNIQSNIVRDLTPFQGVKAQPIGLDPNFPDLALVALNLNNPQKFDVYRINLNNGAVDFDSDNPGNILGWTADAEFQIRAATASTQDGGFDLLFRETPDKEWEILRHWGPDEEGGPVSFSADNKTLYIEGNHDANAQRLIAFDLATRQENVIAEDPQYDVGDVMIQPITRVIQAISFYKDKQEWTILDESIAEDFEAIEKVHPGEFSISSRDLADKNWLVAYMTDNGPVYYYAYNRDSKNSTFLFSNQPKLDGLQLASMEPISYQARDGLTIYGYLTKPVGIPAENLPTVLLVHGGPWARDFWGYDPEAQWLANRGYAVLQVNFRGSTGYGKDFLNAGNREWAAKMHDDLIDAVNWLVEKGISDRNKIAIMGGSYGGYATLVGLTFTPDVFACGVDIVGPSNLITLLQSIPPYWEPLKASMYHRIGNMETEEEFLKSRSPLYFIDRIKKPLLIGQGANDPRVKQAESDQIVEAMQKANLPVKYVLYTDEGHGFARPENRLHFFAVAEEFLSEYLGGRFEPMTDIQGHSAVIK, encoded by the coding sequence ATGGAAAGTGCAACCGTCCAGCCATCGGCTAAAAATCTGCCACCGTTGATTCCCCGCGAGATTTTGTTCGGGAATCCGGAAAGAACCAGTCCCAGACTTTCACCGGATGGCAAATACTTGGCATATATTGCCCCCGACGATAATAACGTATTGCAAGTTTGGTTGCGGACTGTCGGAAAAGAAGACGATCGCAAATTAACTGCCGACCAAAAACGGGGTATTCGCATATTTTTCTGGACTTACAACGCCGATCGGTTAATGTATATGCAGGATTCGGACGGCGATGAAAACTTTCACCTTTACTTAGTCAATATCCAATCCAACATCGTCCGAGACTTAACGCCATTCCAAGGCGTCAAAGCACAACCTATCGGACTCGACCCCAATTTTCCCGATTTAGCACTAGTAGCCTTAAACCTCAACAACCCCCAAAAGTTTGATGTTTATCGCATCAATTTAAACAACGGTGCAGTAGATTTCGATAGCGATAACCCTGGTAATATTCTTGGTTGGACTGCTGATGCCGAATTTCAAATCCGCGCCGCTACCGCTAGTACCCAAGATGGCGGTTTTGACCTTTTATTCCGAGAAACTCCAGATAAAGAATGGGAAATTCTGCGTCACTGGGGGCCAGATGAAGAAGGTGGGCCAGTCAGCTTTTCCGCTGACAATAAAACACTTTACATTGAAGGCAATCACGATGCTAATGCCCAACGTTTGATTGCTTTTGATTTAGCTACCCGCCAAGAAAATGTCATCGCAGAAGACCCGCAATATGATGTGGGTGACGTGATGATTCAGCCAATAACGCGAGTCATTCAAGCCATATCTTTTTACAAAGATAAACAGGAATGGACGATATTAGATGAAAGTATTGCCGAAGATTTTGAGGCAATTGAAAAAGTCCACCCAGGTGAATTTTCTATCAGCAGTCGCGATTTAGCAGATAAAAACTGGCTGGTTGCTTACATGACTGACAATGGCCCTGTTTACTATTACGCCTACAATCGAGATAGTAAAAACAGCACTTTTCTATTTAGCAATCAACCAAAATTAGACGGGTTGCAACTCGCTTCAATGGAACCGATTTCCTATCAAGCGCGAGATGGTTTAACTATTTACGGTTACCTGACAAAACCAGTCGGAATACCTGCGGAAAATTTACCAACCGTGTTACTAGTTCATGGTGGCCCTTGGGCGCGAGATTTTTGGGGTTACGATCCGGAAGCGCAATGGTTGGCGAACCGTGGTTATGCGGTGTTGCAAGTGAATTTTCGCGGTTCTACCGGTTATGGCAAAGACTTTTTGAATGCTGGTAACCGGGAATGGGCTGCCAAAATGCACGATGATTTAATTGATGCAGTTAATTGGCTGGTGGAAAAAGGAATTTCCGATCGCAATAAGATTGCCATTATGGGTGGTTCTTATGGCGGTTACGCAACGTTGGTGGGGTTAACTTTCACGCCGGATGTGTTTGCTTGTGGTGTGGATATTGTAGGCCCAAGCAATTTGATTACCCTGTTACAAAGTATTCCTCCATATTGGGAACCCCTGAAGGCGTCGATGTATCACCGGATTGGAAATATGGAGACGGAAGAGGAGTTTTTGAAATCGCGATCGCCATTATATTTTATCGATCGCATCAAAAAACCTTTGCTAATCGGTCAAGGTGCCAACGATCCGCGAGTTAAACAAGCGGAAAGCGATCAAATTGTCGAGGCAATGCAAAAAGCTAATTTGCCAGTAAAATATGTTCTTTATACTGATGAAGGACATGGTTTTGCTCGACCGGAAAATCGTTTGCATTTCTTTGCAGTTGCCGAAGAGTTTCTATCTGAATATTTGGGCGGTCGATTTGAACCGATGACTGATATTCAAGGTCATTCAGCCGTTATCAAATAA
- a CDS encoding Uma2 family endonuclease: MSQSITSEPILQEIAEEDIQFPPGDLWSDEPPLESDLHREQIELLIRILKWWWRSRTDFYVTGNLTIYYSLNQRKSEDFRGPDFFVVLGTEKKDRKSWVVWQEDGKYPHVIVELLSNSTASVDKGLKKQIYQDTFRTLDYFWFDPANLEFKGFHLVEGQYQDITPNDRGWLWSQQLELFLGIHERKLRFFTAEGELVPLPEEEMQQRAEQERQRAEQAEQELERLRSQLRNQGIQPENL, translated from the coding sequence ATGTCTCAAAGCATTACGTCAGAGCCAATTTTGCAAGAGATAGCAGAAGAAGATATTCAGTTTCCCCCTGGCGATTTATGGAGTGATGAACCACCTTTGGAAAGTGACCTGCATCGCGAACAAATCGAACTGCTGATTCGCATTTTAAAATGGTGGTGGCGATCGCGTACTGATTTCTACGTCACTGGCAATTTAACTATTTATTATAGTCTGAATCAGCGTAAGTCAGAAGATTTCCGTGGCCCAGATTTTTTTGTCGTTCTGGGAACGGAAAAAAAAGACCGCAAAAGTTGGGTAGTTTGGCAAGAAGATGGAAAATATCCCCATGTAATTGTAGAACTTTTATCTAACTCAACCGCATCTGTGGATAAAGGGTTGAAAAAACAAATTTACCAGGATACATTTCGTACCCTGGATTATTTTTGGTTTGACCCAGCTAACCTAGAATTTAAAGGTTTTCATTTGGTGGAAGGACAATATCAAGACATTACACCAAATGATAGAGGTTGGTTGTGGAGTCAGCAGTTGGAACTGTTTTTGGGGATTCATGAGCGAAAACTGCGGTTTTTCACGGCTGAAGGTGAATTAGTACCATTACCAGAGGAGGAAATGCAGCAACGCGCTGAACAAGAACGTCAACGCGCTGAACAAGCAGAACAGGAGTTGGAACGATTGCGATCGCAATTACGCAATCAAGGTATCCAGCCAGAAAATCTCTAA
- a CDS encoding DUF6671 family protein codes for MQQANSFRNRTGVIATMHKKEQVIAPLVEKELEINVVVPPDLNTDVFGTFTREVKRTGTQIEAARLKAEKALELTGETLAFASEGSFGPHPLIPYLSANREIVILLDKVNEIEIIGQSISTDTNHSHQQVSNLKEAFQFAEKAGFPEHALVAIVGDAVEGKGEIIKGIATKQSLIDAVESSLKKSPNGKVHLETDMRAMYNPTRMKNIEKATLDLIKKIQQPCPKCGCPGFDVTDRKKGLPCELCYLPTHLTLAVTYQCKKCSYAEEKLFPDGRETADPSQCQYCNP; via the coding sequence ATGCAGCAAGCGAACTCATTTAGAAATCGCACTGGCGTTATTGCCACCATGCACAAAAAGGAACAAGTTATTGCTCCTCTTGTAGAAAAAGAATTAGAAATTAATGTTGTTGTGCCACCAGATTTAAACACGGATGTTTTTGGCACGTTTACTAGAGAAGTCAAGCGCACTGGTACGCAAATTGAAGCTGCCCGATTGAAAGCAGAAAAAGCCTTAGAATTAACTGGAGAAACCCTTGCTTTTGCCAGCGAAGGTTCTTTTGGCCCTCATCCGTTAATTCCCTATCTTTCCGCTAACCGAGAAATCGTTATTTTATTAGATAAAGTTAACGAGATAGAAATTATCGGTCAATCTATTTCTACCGATACCAACCACAGTCATCAACAGGTTAGCAATCTGAAAGAAGCTTTTCAATTTGCTGAAAAAGCTGGTTTTCCCGAACACGCTTTAGTTGCGATCGTTGGGGATGCTGTGGAAGGCAAAGGAGAAATTATTAAAGGGATTGCGACCAAACAATCTTTAATAGATGCGGTAGAATCTAGCTTAAAAAAATCTCCGAATGGCAAAGTACATTTAGAAACAGATATGCGTGCGATGTACAATCCAACTCGCATGAAAAATATCGAGAAAGCTACTCTCGATTTAATTAAAAAAATCCAGCAACCTTGTCCTAAATGCGGTTGTCCTGGATTTGATGTTACGGATAGGAAAAAAGGATTACCGTGTGAACTATGCTATTTACCGACGCACTTAACTTTAGCAGTGACTTATCAATGTAAAAAATGCAGTTACGCTGAAGAAAAACTTTTCCCCGATGGACGAGAAACTGCTGACCCATCCCAATGTCAATACTGCAATCCTTGA
- the dcm gene encoding DNA (cytosine-5-)-methyltransferase, giving the protein MKFIDLFSGIGGFRLGFEQAGFKCIFSSEIDKKCQEVYQNNFGDNPFGDLTKIQPEALEDFDILVAGFPCQPFSICGKRQGFEDTRGTLFFEICRIIEAKQPKVIVLENVKHLIHHDRGNTLNVILTSLRSLGYNVNYEILNARNFGVPQHRERIIIIGSKSKEFNFSRLKRRFPPKLRDFLDETGNFEILDKSEYTLIDSPRLQDSGLLFVGYRNKGTWKTGVRPNTEHLSRVHRQPNRIYSIDGVHPTLPSQETSGRFFIYIPEKDIVRKLTIRECYRIMGFPEDFKIHHNLGESYKQVGNSVCVPMVEAIAKEILNQNLLSNEPDEHQRETKEYIQLVLFNY; this is encoded by the coding sequence ATGAAGTTTATAGATTTATTCTCAGGAATCGGTGGATTTAGGCTTGGCTTTGAACAAGCAGGATTTAAATGTATATTTTCTAGTGAAATAGATAAAAAATGTCAAGAAGTTTACCAAAACAACTTTGGAGATAACCCGTTTGGTGATCTTACCAAAATTCAGCCAGAAGCTTTAGAAGACTTTGATATTTTAGTAGCAGGATTTCCTTGTCAACCGTTCAGCATTTGCGGTAAAAGACAAGGATTTGAAGATACGAGAGGTACATTATTTTTTGAAATTTGTAGAATTATAGAAGCTAAACAACCGAAAGTTATCGTCCTAGAGAATGTCAAGCATTTAATTCATCATGATCGGGGTAATACATTAAATGTTATTTTAACCAGTTTGCGTAGCTTGGGTTACAATGTAAATTATGAAATTCTTAATGCTAGAAATTTTGGTGTTCCTCAACATAGAGAAAGAATTATTATCATTGGCAGTAAAAGTAAAGAGTTCAACTTTTCACGCCTCAAAAGAAGATTTCCTCCTAAACTTAGAGATTTTTTAGACGAGACAGGTAATTTTGAAATTCTGGACAAATCTGAATATACTTTAATCGACAGTCCAAGATTACAAGACTCTGGACTGTTGTTTGTTGGCTATCGAAATAAAGGTACTTGGAAAACAGGCGTTAGACCTAATACAGAACATTTATCAAGAGTACATAGACAACCAAACAGAATTTATTCCATAGATGGCGTTCATCCCACACTTCCATCTCAAGAAACTTCTGGTAGATTTTTTATCTACATTCCTGAGAAAGATATAGTTAGAAAGCTGACCATCAGGGAATGTTACCGGATTATGGGATTTCCAGAAGATTTTAAAATTCATCATAATTTGGGAGAAAGTTATAAGCAAGTTGGTAATTCTGTTTGCGTACCGATGGTAGAAGCGATCGCTAAAGAGATATTAAATCAAAATTTACTTTCAAATGAACCTGATGAACATCAAAGAGAAACTAAGGAATATATACAACTCGTACTTTTTAATTACTGA